A segment of the Salvelinus sp. IW2-2015 linkage group LG23, ASM291031v2, whole genome shotgun sequence genome:
TGAGTCACAAAATTCAACAACCAAGACTTTACTCATTATAGCTTATTCAGTCATTATCATAATTTCACTTTAATGGGAATAGTGTTGCTTGCCACATTGTGATAAAGAAGCAGATGCATTCTGTCacatgtttgtttattattaattTGTCAGTTGCTGATTTAGTGATTACTCTACTCAACACTCCTTTTATTCTGGTAAATTACCTCAGCTAAATAGAACATGTCACAGATATGGGCTATAGCTGTTTATGACTGTTAGTTGTTTTTAAGTGCATCATTTCTGTACAGTCTTTAAAGCCACAGTCTGTATTTTTCTGTAATTATAAATAATTAAATAGATTTAGATTTTGCAGAGTTGGCTTTGACCTATAAAGACCTTATTAAGATTAGTAACCTACAACTGTCTTACCCTACCAAAATACCAAGGACCTAGAACCTCAActtgttcatatttttgttgtcACTGGAGAATTTCTTCACACATATAGCATCAAGAAGTCCCTGTTACAGCTCTCAATTTGAGTCCCTGTTACAGCTCTCACTCTCTACTGTTACACTGGTGGCAGAGTCGGGATTTGTCCCGTCTTTCTCAGGCATCAGGGAAGTGTTCTCTGGTTCAAAGGTTGGGTTTTGTGCTTGAGGACTCTTCTCCAGAGAGGGGGAATACTGTAACAGGTGTACAGTATTTGAATGTTGTACTGCCTCACAGAGGTCCAGGTTTTTGTGGTAGACTGCAGACTGTTAGGCACTCATCTCTGCACCATAGGGGATACAGTTCAGTCCCACTTACAGCTTTCACTCTCTCCTGTTAAACTCTATCACCACTTGTATCTTTCTCATAGAGGTGATGAATTAGTCTTTGATTAAATGCAAATCAACTGCATAATGATCAGCATGACATCTGTGCCCTGGGGGTGTACGGCTACTGTGGCCAGATTATCTAATTTACTTATTATTAAAATATGTCTGTGCACTGTTGATTATGCAAGTTTGAACAATTTTTTCATCGGATGATCATCCAAATTGGCATAATTGTAAGTGTTGGCTACCccttgttttatatatttataagGAAGTGTTTATTTTATGAAAACTCGGATTGTTTTGTATTACTGTAACATATGTTCTGTTTTTCAGGCCAGATTTGTGAAAAGCACATGGGTCTTTGGGAAGACCATATGTCATGTCAGCCGATTCATGCAGTACTGCTCTGTCCATTTGTCAATGCTGTCCCTAGTGTCATTTGCCCTAGACAGACATCAAGTAACTAACTTACTGTACATGCTTACTTTCTTCCTTTACAAAAGAGCCACATGATTTTCACATGGAAAATCAATACCATGTCGGTAGATTACAATGATATTCAGTGTTGATGACAAATGATAATGATGGGTGATAGCTCCATGTACTGTAGGGATTacaatgtgtttttggaacacttcacgtgataatatttcacatgtggattttGTGATCACAACCTTTCCCGTGTTAATTCAAATTTTCACGTGAATATTTTTCACGACATTTCACAGgtgatgccctgcaaacaaaaattAGACATTAGGATACACACAGTGTTTTTTCAACTTGCATATTTGATacacattgtgtatgtttatttatacagtaattattattcagcaTGTCCTCACCTACCAAAATCAACTATTGTGTACTTTAGCAGGGCTTCCCTTcctcctgggatttgaactcacaacggCATTCCGATCTTCCTGCTTCGCCACCATGTCTTTTTCGATGACCGWtttcacctgtattcctacactaTGTACTTCAAAGTAGATGTCAGCTTTGTTAAAAACACACTCAAAACAAATGATTATATCATACTGATTCAGAAGTACCATTAAACCAAAAGAATAGGCCCAACTATACTGAAAACCCTAACATTTCTGAAATAACTAAATGAAATCCATGAGAGAAAAGTCATAACaacaaaaatagctgtgcagatgGCACTCTTTCTGCTAAGTGCAGTGATGTATTATACGTTATAAATGTGTGGAGGAATGCTATAGACTATGTGGCGCAGCAGAAAGAGCAGTATACCATAAATCCAGAAGAGTTCAAAACCCAGGTGGGGCTGTTTTAAAATGTTGGTACTAAGTGATCATATTGATTAAAGATTTGTACACTATTTRAGCTGAAAAGCGTACAAARTACTTTAAAATCCCCATACCATTTRATTCCCTcacaaaaaacactttaaaatttCATTTTCACAGGTGAAATTGATTTCAATGATATWATGAGTGATAATGAGTGGAATGAGTGGAAaacagtatataaactcagcaaaaaaagaaacgtcctctcactgtcaactgcgtttattttcaggaaacttaacatgtctaaatatttgtatgaacataacaagattcaacaactgagacataaactgaaactgaagttccacagacatgtgactaacagaaagggaataatgtgtccctgaacaaaggggggggggtcaaattcaaaagtaacagtccgtatctggtgtggccaccagctgcgttaagtactgcagtgcatctcctcctcatggactgcaccagatttgccagttcttgctttgagatgttaccccactcttccaccaaggcacctgcaagttcccggacatttctggggggaatggtcctagccctcaccctccgattcaacaggtcccagacgtgctcaaaggTAATTGAGTTCCcggatcttcgctggccatggcagaacactgacattcctgtcttgcaggaaatcacgcacagaacgagcagtatggctggtgccattgtcatgctggagggtcatgtcaggatgagcctgcagaaagggtaccacatgagggaggaggatgtcttccctgtaacgcacagcgttgcgattgcctgcaatgacaacaagctcagtccaatgatgctgtgacacaccgccccagaccatgacggaccctccacctccaaatctatcctgctccagagtacaggcctcggtgtaacgctcattccttcgacgataaacgcgaatttgaccatcacccctggtcagacaaaaccgcgactcgtcagtgaaaagcactttttgccagtcctgtctggtccagctatggtgggtttgtgcccataggcgacgttgttgccggtgatgtctggtgaggacctgccttacaacaggcctacaagccctcagtccagcctctctcagcctattgcggacagtctgagcactgatggaaggattgtgcattcctggtgtaactcgggcagttgttgttgccatcctgtacctgtcccgcaggtgtgatgttcggatgtaccgatcctgtgcaggtgttgttacacatgttctgccattgcgaggacgatcagctgtttgtcctgtctccctgtagcgctgtcttaggtgtctcacagtacggacattgcaatttattagtcacttcacccccacctacatgtacagattacctcaactagcctgtacccctgcacactgactcggtKccggtgccccctgtatatagcctcattattgttattcttattgtgttactttttattattgctttttattttagcctacttggtaaatattttcttcttcttgaactgcactgttggttaagggcttgtaagtaagcatttcacgttaaagtcgacacttgttgtattcggcgcatgtgacaaataaagtttgagaAGTTTGATTAAGTGATAGTTAACTGCATTGTTAAAAAATGACAATCATATCAAAGTGCAAtgaatattgcattttgaaaagcAGCTACTTAGGTTGAATATGTATCCAAATTGAAAGTGTGATTTGGTGCAGTGAACAAGTGACTTTGTGAATTTGTTTGTTcacgcttagaaaaaagggttcttcggctgtccccataggaacacCCTTTTTGGGTTCCAGATGGAACTAAAAGGGTTCGAcatggaaccagaaagggttcttcaaagggacATCCGAATAACCATTTTACCTCCGAATAAccctagatagcacctttttttctaagagtgttgtactcaattgaaaatgtgcttagagttttgaaacatgagACATATTGATGACTTTTGTGCTTAgatttgtgaaaatgtaccacatacttgcaCCAAATGGCACAAAATGCACCAAATGGCACAAAATTGattgagaaaaaaaactgtaatatcttttcACCTCACATGTCAATTGTAGATAATTGATAAATACTTTctgtgcatttatttattttctatggtcTGTGGTTCATTCTTTTTAACATTATCACAAACCACATCATGTCTCGATGTACTCAATTACTACATTGTAGGCGTACATTGTTTTTCTGATTGGTGATGAAAGGTCTAGGCCTACATGCACAAACCTACCTGACCAGGCTATGTAGGCTACAATACAGTAATAGCGTATATTTTATGAAGTGGTTTGTAATGATGGTAAAAGGAATGAATCCTGCCAAAAAGTGCTTATTtcccatgttatttgatcaataACAATATTTTCTTTGATGTGGATAGTAATTACTATTTGGATTGTTATCAAGTGAATGGAAAGAATctgattttatggatttttggGGGYCAGAATGTGAATGTATTTGCGGTTTTGAGGGTATTATATAGTTTTGCTGAAAGTATTTGCTGTTTTGAAAAGGcaactacattttgaaaatggATTTACTGTTTGCATTACACTGTTTAAAACATATACATTGTTCCAATACATGTTTTCAAGCAGCTGAGAAAAACTAATCTTACTCATGCCACCTGGTGCATAATATTGTGAACTACCTCACATTTGAATTTATCATATTTTTACCATGGTAGGGACCTTAAATCCTACTCCAGTCTCCTTTCACCTCAtgtatttacttaacaaaaggcacatctcaatagatGGTGTAGGTATGACATGGCACAAGTGTGGGGGGTGGACCTTTGCTCTTTTGTCCTCTTTTGTTCCCGCAAATAAGGGCGAAggcccatttatttttatttaactaggcaagccagttaagaacaaattcttatttacaatgacagcctaccccagccaaaccctaacccggacaataaTGGGCCAATTGtgaaccgccctatgggactcccaatcacagccggttgtgatacagcctggaatctaatcagggtctgcagtgacacttctagcactgagatgcagtgccttagaccactgcgccactggaGAGCCAATGACATTTGACCAACTCTTTTAATGGCACTATCCATGAGATGTGCAGTTgtctaaaaaacacaattttgcttccaatgaatatttttttttacccttaaatgtgtgtgcattactgtatttatacttgagaTATTGGTTTTCAACAGCAAAAGGTTCCAACTCCAAAAATAGCTGGAGTGCGTCTTTCGGACCTCTTGGCGTAACGGTTAAGGTGTTAGCTTGACAGTCAGTGGACCCAGTCAGTACACGCGAAGGACTTGGTATAGAAAAGCTTGGGGCACATTCTCCCAAAAGAAGAGTAGTGACCTTAACGCAACCTCATCAAGAGGTTCGGACCTCTTGGTGTAATGGTAAGGTGTTGTCTTGACAGTCGGGTTAGCCCCAAAATTTGCTACAATATTATGAGttaaagagacagaatcatttgaATATTTTCATTGGAGCACCAACTAGAAATGTCATATCACAAATTAAGACAGCCTTATTTTTTATCATATAGCATGTTTCTCAATCTCAAATTAGATGGTCTTACTTGGAAGTCAGCTMTGTAGTAGTTTACAATTTGTACTGTAACAAAAAACACAAGATACTTTATACATATATTAGCATGGTAAACAAATAATTATTTTGGTTGCAAATACAAATTGGTTGTCTCATTGACGTGTCTGAAAACATGATATTTAATGTAATGCAAATAGAGAACATCAGAGAGCTGCATCAGCTTGTTTAGGACCATAATATAGCTGTATTTGACCAGACAGGAAATGCATAGTAACTATGTCATAAACATAATTTCAatttaaaataaatcaatatcCTGTCTCCTTCAGATGTACAATTATTGTACTTTTTCTTATTTTTGACTGTGGATTGTGATGTCTTCCGATCAATTTCTTGTAAATTGTATGCTATACTTGTTTTGAAAGTAAATTAACATTGCTGGGAAAAAACAATGTTTCATAACAAAAATATTTGATAATGTTACACAATGTAGATACCTTGCTAAAATTAGGCTTAGTAGAAATGTCAGTAGTGCGGCATTAGTCCTGCTTTTCAATTTTGCCTTGCAGAAATACAGCAACTGGCKCTGGTTTTTGTTGAAATGTGTCTATGACCATATTCTTTATTATGTACAGTAAATGCGATTACTTACTGAAATCATCTGCTCCTGACAAACTACATCATAACAAAATAACCATGAATCtgaatgtaattttttattttgtttataaaAGTCCATACATGTATAAAAAGTAACACTAATATAACTTGATTCATTCAGTAGACAAATTAAGACTGTTTGTACAGTActtaagcatttaaaatgtatcttCTGACAAACTTTTCAAATATGAATGCATCATTTTCCTGCATAGCATTTGCTGCATGACAAAATAATTGAAACGTACAGTGGCTTATATCACAttaacattcacatacactacatgtgaAACCaggtaaaaaattaaatataatcCATTCAGAAttataaacaaatatttacacatccCCACCCGAGAGTTTGAGCAATTTCGTTGTTCCAGGTAAGTTCTAGTTCAGTAGTACGCATACTGATTGTGTCAGCCCTCTGGGCTGTATTGGCAGAAGTGTTGTTAGTATTAACAGTAAAATGTGCATCCTGTGACCTGGCGCTGAGTCTGGCTCTGCATGGCATATTCACACAGCAGGAGCAGAGTGTCGAGCCGCTGCAGCAGGTAGAACGTGTGGAGCAAGTCAGGTACTGTTAGCAGAGTGCAGGAGGAAAGGTACCGAAAGACATGATCAAACCCGCACAGGCCTTTGAGCAACTCGTGAGGTACGCCCATCTTCAGCGCCACCTGCTGGTAGTTCTMTACTCCTGGGAATGTTGGGTCCAGCTTCAAAGCCAGAGAATCCACCAAGGCCTGTGGCAGCCTGCCTAGATGGACACCTGGACAGAAGATACACAGGCCAATGGGGAAATTATGGCATTAAAAAAGCAGAGCTATGACACAGTACAGATCCCACTGCCCACCTACAACTGTTTAACCTCCCACCAGAGGTGAACTATTCTGTTATGCCGTTTCTACATTCAACATTTGAGAATGTCTCGTGGACAGTGACAGTGTGCAaaatgtattctactattctaacttgcaACAGTAGTTGAGACTCCGACTGAGTTCCAAAATAATTCATACAAATGTATCTGAGAGCCTTCAAAAGGggtcagttgcccatccctgctataAAGGGAAAAATGTTCTCTTCTTGAAAATTTGCCAGTGGTGCCAAGTATGCAGCTAAGTCTCTTGGTACAATGATAGTCTATTTTTCCATGTGGCCTGTAGAACAGTAAGACAATGTATATTGGACTATACCTCTTGGCCAAGACAAAGGAAAGTTTTAAAACTAGCCAGACTTAATGAAAAACGACTTTTAAAAACTACTCCTGTTAGAAATGGCTACATTAACTTTAAAATCCGGAACCATCCAGAACAAAATTGTGGTTCTGTGAATATGTATCTCTACTGAATCCCTagccacaacaacaacagaacttCACCTAATACAAATATGTGTATTGTGGTCTTTTGACAATCCCCAATGTTTCATTTAGTTTCTGTTGGATGTGCTCCAGCATTAAAATAGGCTTTAGATAGTCAACTGAAGAATATCCCACCTTGCATGATTCGGATACAGTTCTTCAGCAGGCTCAGTGTTTCTTCCATCTACACATAGAAATATTATGAATACATTGTTGCTTTGTTCAGGGAAACATCCTCTACTAAATGAGTGAAGCTGTAAACTTAATTTGGCACATCTAGCTAATTATGTGTGAAATGACAAgtgtgaaaaatatatttaaaggcATCCAGTATCTTGCCTATACTAAGAGGATATCACAACTCATARTTTATGAGATCAGTGTGCGTGCCACACCttaaatagtaaaattaaaggtGACATTTGCTTATAATATTTGCTGTATGAGCATAAAAGACAGCTAAGTCTAGTGACTGGTTACTCCAACTCTCTACTGCTGAGTAAAAGGTCCTCTGTGTGAGAGGAACAGGTGACACAGCCCTGTCTTTCCTAAGGGTAATTACCGCATTACTGCTGTAGCAGGGTTGATGATGGCTGCTCCAACAGCTGTCAGTTTGTTCCTCTGGGCAGGCAGATGGACTCCCCAGTTGTCTTCCTCCTGACCCATCTCCGGAGGGGCCATCCTTAATCTCGGATATCACAGTAATCCCCAGGCTCACAGAGCTACAGTCTGGGTCTGTGGCACTGTGGAGGGCTGCAGTGCTGTGGAAGTCTAGCTCAGTGCACTCCACTGGTACATGCTGATGGGGAGGGCTATCCTGCAGCTCAGAAGCATCGTAACCCTTACTGCTCTGCAGGGGCAGGAAAAAGGACCCTGCCTCAGACTCCCCAATGTCTACTGGACCCACAGGGGTCTCCATTGTGAGTGAGACATCACTGCTGATTGAGGATGGCTCAGAGGATATCTCAGAGGATATCTGAGAGACCAACCCAGAGGAGCAGTTACTGCAGGTGGAGTTACGCACCAGTGGCTGGGTCTCCAGCAGGTTGATTTGGCCCTGAGTTTTAAGGTCAGGGTTTCGTAGAACGAACCCCAGAGGGACAGTCATGTCCACATTGGACTGCAGTCTGGCCAACGTGTCTGCAGTGGTGGTAGAGTTATCACATGCACCTGTAAGAAGACACGTCATCAGATGGTTACATTAGTACCCCAACAAACCCCTAATGAACCATGGATTCGCAAATMTACTATAATATGAGTCAATTAGGGAATGTTTATCCCATTGTGCTAGtggaaattggcctatatggatgaaataatatgccatttagcagacggttttatccaaagtgacttacagtcatgcgtgtatacattttacatatgggtggtccccagaatcagtggtgtaaagtacttaagtaaagatactttaaagtactacttaagtagttttttttttggtaTTTGTGCTTTACTTCactaattgggtactttttccaccactgcccggaatcaaacccactaccttggcgttacaagcaccatgctctaccaactgagctacaagggACCCATAGAGGCAAATTGAAATGATTTGAACAGAATAACCCACACAGCGCTGTGAAGCGGAgaacctgagctctgacgtcatgtatagcatgttactgtacagcca
Coding sequences within it:
- the LOC111951066 gene encoding tumor necrosis factor receptor superfamily member 19, which gives rise to MDCSETQYYLSGDCHPCLQCGPGQELSEDCGYGSGWSASCIPCSVKTYKEGRGYHNCKFCQSCKRINRHQKSLCTSKSNAICGECLPGFYSKTRMDGLQELECMPCGPSSTTEQQCSRSRRVDVGKVWSPEGPAQNAAVITTISFALVTMTIFLSAALFIYFRHTLLKKIFKGCLAPQSTSQSDMECAASPVNVVTLNLEQQSQDSGACDNSTTTADTLARLQSNVDMTVPLGFVLRNPDLKTQGQINLLETQPLVRNSTCSNCSSGLVSQISSEISSEPSSISSDVSLTMETPVGPVDIGESEAGSFFLPLQSSKGYDASELQDSPPHQHVPVECTELDFHSTAALHSATDPDCSSVSLGITVISEIKDGPSGDGSGGRQLGSPSACPEEQTDSCWSSHHQPCYSSNAMEETLSLLKNCIRIMQGVHLGRLPQALVDSLALKLDPTFPGVXNYQQVALKMGVPHELLKGLCGFDHVFRYLSSCTLLTVPDLLHTFYLLQRLDTLLLLCEYAMQSQTQRQVTGCTFYC